Proteins co-encoded in one Kribbella solani genomic window:
- a CDS encoding CU044_5270 family protein, whose protein sequence is MQKHPEVQEVIDTYDSVLPVASAEQLSAVRRQVLARLDERPTAARRRLRVSLATTAVGALAVTAAVAAFIVPGADVRPGDAPAMTTVVATLDQLAVRSADARALPVPAGAFVYTRGREVSLTATSAITGAEALWYRSETVRESWASSTGLEPRRIVMTRGLNAVPLRAGDAAKLDASGLPWRRVQKVTLPDATKAAPAPAAQQVGVTEPTPAYLASLPTQPDRLLDALRRVAPTNTKWSAEQNVFQLVAVLVSSGDALLSPELRAGLYRALAKLPGVEQVAGQLDLAGRPALAIARTEGGVREEILISPRTSRVVGTKQVLVTAQDGLPAGTVLSRTTFDQKLVASVGAIR, encoded by the coding sequence ATGCAGAAGCATCCTGAAGTTCAGGAGGTCATCGACACCTACGACAGCGTGCTGCCGGTGGCGAGCGCGGAGCAGTTGTCCGCGGTCCGGCGGCAGGTGCTCGCCCGGTTGGACGAGCGTCCCACCGCGGCCCGGCGGCGGCTGCGGGTGAGTCTGGCGACGACCGCCGTCGGCGCGCTGGCGGTGACTGCCGCGGTCGCCGCGTTCATCGTCCCGGGAGCCGACGTCCGGCCCGGCGACGCGCCGGCGATGACGACGGTCGTGGCGACGCTCGACCAACTGGCGGTTCGATCGGCGGACGCGAGAGCGTTGCCGGTGCCAGCCGGCGCATTCGTCTACACCCGCGGCCGGGAGGTCAGCCTGACCGCCACCTCGGCGATCACCGGAGCAGAGGCGTTGTGGTACCGGTCGGAAACGGTTCGCGAGAGCTGGGCATCGTCGACAGGCCTCGAGCCGCGGCGGATCGTCATGACGCGTGGCCTGAACGCCGTACCTCTGCGCGCGGGCGACGCGGCGAAGCTGGATGCCTCCGGTCTTCCCTGGCGGCGGGTCCAGAAGGTGACGTTGCCGGACGCAACCAAAGCGGCGCCTGCACCGGCCGCCCAACAGGTCGGCGTGACCGAGCCGACGCCGGCGTACCTGGCGTCGTTGCCGACCCAGCCGGACCGGTTGCTCGACGCACTGCGCCGCGTCGCGCCTACCAACACGAAGTGGTCGGCCGAACAGAACGTCTTCCAGCTGGTGGCCGTGCTGGTCAGCTCCGGGGACGCGCTGCTGTCGCCTGAACTTCGGGCCGGTCTCTATCGGGCCCTTGCCAAGCTGCCCGGTGTCGAACAGGTCGCGGGCCAACTCGATCTGGCCGGCCGGCCGGCCCTCGCCATCGCACGGACCGAGGGCGGCGTGCGGGAGGAGATCCTGATCAGTCCGCGAACCTCCCGGGTTGTCGGTACCAAGCAGGTGCTCGTGACGGCGCAGGACGGTCTGCCCGCGGGCACGGTGCTGAGCCGGACGACGTTCGACCAGAAGCTCGTGGCCTCCGTAGGCGCCATCCGCTGA
- a CDS encoding phospholipase D-like domain-containing protein: MADIDALIKKYFVQPEDVVLPSQPMPLTSAGNKITPLIDGTTYFNDLKAQLDLLGRGTPEENKKQFIYLTGWWLHLVGGKVDPAPGGSGVTVPAVELDKPFSLDGPAAAALMTDLLKAKARAGVDVRVLGWASFAIMANNFNQARAVQGGLISVRSTNIGTLAAIKDLRTEPTLADKVWVNILTHSAGAAHTKLVIVGSDSGAIGYTGGLDFAGDRHGLAPHPTRQWHDVQARVEGPAVQALHDYFRDMWNEIRVRKIRPFSLGTANLPSHTLGTPELAARSLPTTAPGKHRVQSLRTLPQFHYTTFNQFPENDRISWAQDGLFEIRCAWLKAIKAAERFIYVEDQAFWSIELMSALRDTIQRKPALTVVLVAGIADPTDPKYPPYGLAALSQGLLKGMTSGQRTQVMMFSRDVVVHTKSTIVDDQWAIIGSANFTRRSLYTDIEHSVAFLDDEDLLVRQYRVKLWADAFRLGSADEGKIADIEKALNVWNPGWGVPGSGVLLPPSITTVEFPTPTTLADEEQEKYDRYYDVDSTKPWGGCRS; this comes from the coding sequence GTGGCGGACATCGATGCGCTGATCAAGAAATACTTCGTCCAGCCCGAGGACGTGGTGCTCCCGTCCCAACCGATGCCGCTTACGTCGGCCGGTAACAAGATCACGCCGCTGATCGACGGCACCACCTACTTCAACGATCTCAAGGCACAGCTCGACCTCTTGGGTCGTGGCACGCCGGAAGAGAACAAGAAGCAGTTCATCTACCTCACCGGCTGGTGGCTGCACCTGGTCGGCGGGAAGGTCGACCCGGCTCCGGGCGGGTCGGGCGTGACCGTACCGGCGGTCGAGCTGGACAAGCCGTTCTCACTCGACGGACCCGCGGCCGCGGCGCTGATGACCGACTTGCTGAAGGCCAAGGCGCGGGCCGGGGTCGACGTCCGGGTCCTGGGCTGGGCCTCGTTTGCCATCATGGCCAACAATTTCAACCAGGCCAGGGCGGTGCAGGGCGGGCTGATCTCGGTCCGCAGCACCAATATCGGCACCTTGGCCGCCATCAAGGATCTGCGCACCGAGCCGACGCTCGCGGACAAGGTCTGGGTGAACATCCTGACGCACTCCGCGGGCGCCGCGCACACCAAGCTGGTGATCGTCGGGAGCGACAGCGGCGCGATCGGGTACACCGGTGGGCTGGATTTCGCCGGCGATCGGCACGGTCTTGCGCCGCACCCCACCCGGCAGTGGCACGACGTGCAGGCGCGAGTCGAGGGTCCGGCGGTGCAGGCGCTGCACGACTACTTCCGGGACATGTGGAACGAGATCAGAGTTCGAAAGATCCGGCCGTTCAGCCTCGGGACGGCGAACCTCCCGAGCCACACCCTCGGTACGCCGGAGCTGGCCGCGCGCTCCTTGCCGACCACGGCGCCCGGCAAACATCGGGTCCAGTCACTGCGCACCTTGCCCCAGTTCCACTACACGACCTTCAACCAGTTTCCCGAGAACGACAGGATCTCGTGGGCCCAGGACGGTCTGTTCGAGATCCGCTGTGCGTGGCTGAAGGCGATCAAGGCGGCCGAGCGCTTCATCTACGTCGAGGACCAGGCGTTCTGGTCGATCGAGCTGATGTCGGCGCTGCGGGACACCATTCAGCGTAAGCCCGCCCTCACCGTGGTTCTGGTCGCCGGGATTGCCGATCCGACCGACCCGAAGTACCCGCCGTACGGGCTGGCCGCACTGTCCCAAGGATTGCTGAAGGGGATGACTTCGGGGCAGCGCACCCAGGTGATGATGTTCTCCCGTGACGTGGTGGTGCACACGAAGAGCACCATCGTCGACGACCAGTGGGCGATCATCGGGTCGGCCAATTTCACCCGGCGCAGTCTGTACACCGACATCGAGCACTCCGTGGCGTTCCTCGACGACGAAGACCTGCTGGTGCGGCAGTACCGGGTGAAGCTCTGGGCCGACGCCTTCCGCCTCGGCAGCGCCGACGAAGGGAAGATCGCCGACATCGAGAAGGCGCTCAACGTGTGGAACCCCGGGTGGGGCGTACCAGGCAGCGGAGTCCTCTTGCCGCCCAGCATTACAACGGTCGAGTTCCCCACGCCGACGACGCTCGCCGACGAGGAACAGGAGAAGTACGACCGCTACTACGACGTCGACTCGACCAAGCCCTGGGGAGGTTGCCGGTCATGA
- a CDS encoding RNA polymerase sigma factor: MNQAPSPTTDHPPPESSPPPSSDRELLSGSVADFGRLFDRYAAQLHRYCSRRIGPDLADDVVAETFLIAYERRCSFDPSRSSGLPWLYGIATNVLHRHRKAEARAHRILTYQGDSADIVAETATERTDAAARIRTIARVLGALPRRHRDVIFLAAAGLEYAEIAAALAIPVGTVRSRLHRARARLRWALDHSDVPTIVRSGHAEAS; the protein is encoded by the coding sequence ATGAATCAGGCTCCTTCGCCGACCACGGATCACCCACCCCCAGAATCGTCCCCGCCACCGTCCTCCGACCGTGAGCTGCTGTCGGGTTCGGTCGCGGACTTCGGCCGGCTGTTCGATCGGTACGCCGCTCAACTCCATCGCTACTGCTCACGACGGATCGGGCCCGACCTCGCCGACGACGTCGTGGCCGAGACGTTTCTGATCGCGTACGAGCGTCGTTGTTCTTTCGACCCGAGCCGCTCGTCGGGACTGCCCTGGCTGTACGGCATCGCCACCAACGTCCTGCATCGGCATCGCAAGGCCGAGGCACGGGCGCACCGGATTCTCACGTACCAGGGCGACTCGGCCGACATCGTGGCCGAAACGGCGACGGAGCGGACCGACGCGGCCGCGCGGATCCGGACGATCGCCCGCGTGCTCGGCGCGCTGCCACGACGGCATCGTGACGTCATCTTCCTGGCCGCCGCGGGCCTGGAGTACGCCGAGATCGCGGCGGCGCTCGCGATTCCGGTCGGCACCGTGCGGTCCCGCCTGCACCGGGCCAGGGCCCGGCTGCGGTGGGCGCTCGACCATTCCGATGTTCCGACGATTGTGAGGTCCGGCCATGCAGAAGCATCCTGA
- a CDS encoding S8 family peptidase translates to MRVLRSRVVRLGLAVALVAAVGLAVSSDPRVADARDSGAATTAWTRTNMAGEQVTLVTGDRVLFDVRGSKVLSVHLSRPGGVSSFVKYQRDGDWYVLPMSVADLVSSGQLDEQLFNITGLIRQGYGDQKSSDVPVLVQYSNVAATKSAPSGARRERRLPALKLAAIDAPKQVAGRVWEQLTKPVARGQRVLAAGTQRIWLNARVRADLDRSVPQIGAPAAWQAGFTGRQVRVAVLDTGIDAAHPDLAGKVAVAKNFTDTADVGDHVGHGTHVAGTIAGSGSASGGKYRGVAPDARLVIGKVLDDTGTGQLDDLLAGMQWAVTEAHAKIVNLSLGGRGDGTDPVAQAVDQLSGQYGVLFVAAAGNDGPGRGTLHTPGVAAAALTVGAVDAEDVLTEFSSRGPGLPGSSVKPEIVAPGDQIVAARAAGTLGRWAVDEHYARLSGTSMATPHVAGAAALLAEQHPRWTGSQLKAVLSGTAHPVAGDADAVGAGRVDLARAVRQTLTAAQPEVHTFFRWPNLDLPARRLPITYTNAGSAAVTLNLALELRNGDGDPAPSGTAHLSTTALLVPAGESATVDLIATPAAGAAGRYTGTVTATAGDLVIRTPAAVEQEDERYDLTVHLRDRRGAEVAAGHGSTLVLGDAGDFYRVLPGGTARVQRGHYTVIGEVSDDDPGDLEARALMIAQPDVDITADRELALSVRQTVPVRAQIDRPGRTSGNVQIDICRENQCVLSFFDPQFAELYAGSVPGVRSGKFFLTLSAELERAATEVRVTSPARFPVDAQWYYQSPRRTGNYRLTIAKAGGGTVAELDAARPRGRAVLLDLPAATTAARIRETVQRVAAAGGRLVLLRFGSGASPVPDPGTTALPTIAVTGQGAAQLAEIDSAVATISTIPDSPDLYHLAYAERGSLPASMTYRVRTNDLARVHTRQYDAGEYAPRLASAWTVIDGRTIANSGVRLLPWDRDEYYLPGRWESANDSGYPGTPDMLIGGQTLRRGANPGQDWNKAVAGPGLAGTRIRSTQAWAALHGTTLDVAVPLLSDSGGHVRFADDLRVLNRGTGGTVLTHDGAVAGSNGTPGEGIFEVPNRSGRFELSASTAIDDPQWRTSTKVSVRWAFGIERDGPLPLSVVRFMPAVDPHNQARAGQVRVPIAIERQEGAAPARVRSLAVDVSYDDGDTWRAARVTRTGAGFVANVHNRPNGFISLRSRLSDSAGDTSDQTIIRAYHVR, encoded by the coding sequence ATGAGAGTTCTACGAAGTCGCGTGGTGCGCCTCGGACTCGCGGTGGCGCTGGTCGCGGCCGTGGGCCTGGCGGTCAGCAGCGACCCACGGGTCGCGGACGCGAGGGATTCCGGCGCCGCGACAACTGCCTGGACGCGGACGAACATGGCCGGAGAGCAAGTCACGCTTGTGACCGGGGACCGGGTGCTGTTCGACGTGCGCGGATCAAAGGTCCTGTCGGTGCACCTGAGCAGACCTGGCGGTGTCTCTTCGTTCGTCAAGTACCAGCGCGACGGTGACTGGTACGTGCTGCCGATGTCGGTTGCCGACCTGGTCAGTTCGGGGCAACTCGACGAGCAACTGTTCAACATCACCGGACTGATTCGGCAGGGATACGGCGATCAGAAGTCGAGTGATGTGCCCGTGCTGGTGCAGTACTCGAACGTGGCCGCGACGAAGAGCGCGCCGTCGGGTGCCCGGCGAGAGCGCCGGTTGCCGGCGCTGAAACTCGCCGCGATCGATGCCCCGAAACAGGTGGCCGGACGAGTCTGGGAGCAGTTGACCAAGCCGGTCGCGCGTGGGCAGCGGGTACTGGCCGCGGGGACTCAGCGGATCTGGCTCAATGCTCGCGTGCGGGCTGACCTCGACCGCAGCGTGCCGCAGATCGGAGCGCCGGCCGCGTGGCAGGCCGGATTCACCGGTCGGCAGGTCCGCGTCGCCGTCCTCGACACCGGAATCGACGCCGCGCATCCGGATCTTGCCGGCAAGGTGGCGGTCGCGAAGAACTTCACGGACACCGCGGACGTCGGCGATCATGTCGGTCACGGCACCCATGTCGCGGGAACCATCGCCGGATCGGGCAGTGCGTCCGGGGGCAAGTATCGCGGCGTCGCTCCGGATGCGCGGCTGGTGATCGGGAAGGTCCTCGACGACACGGGTACGGGGCAACTGGACGATCTGCTCGCCGGGATGCAGTGGGCGGTCACGGAGGCGCACGCCAAGATCGTCAACCTGAGTCTCGGGGGTCGAGGCGACGGCACCGACCCAGTCGCCCAGGCGGTGGATCAGCTCAGCGGGCAGTACGGTGTGCTGTTCGTGGCGGCTGCCGGAAACGACGGCCCGGGCCGCGGAACCCTGCACACGCCCGGTGTCGCGGCGGCAGCGCTGACCGTCGGCGCAGTCGACGCGGAGGACGTGCTGACCGAGTTCTCCAGCCGGGGACCAGGCCTGCCCGGCTCCTCCGTCAAACCGGAGATCGTTGCCCCAGGTGATCAGATCGTCGCGGCGCGAGCTGCCGGAACTCTCGGCCGCTGGGCGGTCGACGAGCACTACGCGCGGCTGAGCGGAACTTCGATGGCAACGCCGCATGTCGCCGGCGCCGCGGCGCTCCTGGCCGAACAGCACCCGCGGTGGACCGGCTCGCAACTCAAGGCAGTGCTCTCCGGAACGGCACACCCGGTCGCGGGCGATGCCGATGCGGTCGGCGCAGGTCGCGTCGACCTGGCTCGCGCGGTCAGGCAGACGCTTACCGCAGCGCAGCCGGAGGTACACACGTTCTTCCGCTGGCCGAATCTCGACCTGCCGGCCAGGCGACTCCCGATCACTTACACCAACGCGGGCTCGGCGGCTGTCACTCTGAACCTGGCACTCGAGCTCCGGAACGGCGACGGCGACCCTGCACCGTCAGGGACGGCTCACCTCAGCACGACGGCGCTACTCGTTCCCGCGGGCGAATCCGCGACGGTTGATTTGATCGCCACTCCCGCCGCCGGTGCCGCCGGACGTTACACCGGCACCGTCACGGCCACGGCAGGCGACCTGGTCATTCGTACGCCGGCAGCTGTCGAGCAGGAGGACGAACGCTACGACCTCACGGTCCACCTGCGCGATCGCCGGGGCGCGGAGGTCGCGGCCGGCCACGGCAGCACGCTTGTCCTCGGCGACGCGGGTGACTTCTACCGTGTTCTACCTGGTGGGACAGCGCGGGTCCAACGCGGTCACTACACCGTTATCGGCGAAGTGAGCGACGACGATCCAGGTGACCTGGAGGCTCGCGCGCTGATGATCGCTCAGCCGGACGTCGACATCACCGCGGACCGCGAGCTGGCCCTCAGCGTTCGGCAGACGGTTCCCGTACGGGCCCAGATCGACCGGCCGGGCCGAACCTCCGGCAACGTCCAGATCGACATCTGCCGCGAGAACCAGTGCGTTCTGTCGTTCTTCGATCCGCAGTTCGCGGAGCTGTACGCCGGCTCGGTGCCCGGCGTCCGCTCCGGCAAGTTCTTTCTCACCCTGTCGGCGGAGCTCGAGCGCGCGGCGACCGAGGTCCGGGTCACGTCGCCCGCGCGGTTCCCGGTCGACGCGCAGTGGTACTACCAATCGCCGCGGCGAACCGGCAACTATCGACTGACGATCGCCAAGGCCGGCGGCGGTACCGTCGCGGAACTGGATGCCGCCCGGCCACGTGGTCGCGCGGTGCTTCTCGACCTTCCGGCGGCTACCACGGCCGCGCGCATCCGGGAGACGGTTCAGCGAGTCGCGGCAGCGGGTGGCCGGCTAGTACTGCTCCGCTTCGGCTCGGGAGCGAGTCCTGTTCCGGATCCAGGTACTACGGCGCTGCCGACGATCGCGGTGACGGGACAGGGCGCCGCACAGCTGGCCGAGATCGATAGCGCGGTGGCCACGATCAGCACCATCCCGGACAGCCCTGACCTTTATCATCTCGCCTATGCCGAGCGCGGGTCGCTCCCGGCATCGATGACCTATCGAGTACGGACGAACGACCTCGCGCGGGTCCACACCCGCCAGTACGACGCCGGCGAGTACGCGCCTCGGCTGGCCTCGGCCTGGACCGTCATCGACGGACGAACCATCGCCAACAGCGGCGTGCGACTGTTGCCATGGGACCGTGACGAGTACTACCTCCCCGGACGATGGGAATCGGCGAACGACTCCGGCTACCCGGGGACGCCGGACATGCTGATCGGAGGGCAGACGCTGCGGCGGGGTGCGAACCCGGGCCAGGATTGGAACAAGGCGGTCGCGGGCCCAGGCCTGGCGGGAACCCGGATCAGGAGCACGCAGGCCTGGGCGGCACTCCACGGAACGACACTCGACGTGGCGGTGCCGCTGCTCAGCGACTCCGGCGGTCATGTCCGCTTCGCCGACGATCTCAGGGTACTCAACCGCGGCACCGGCGGCACGGTTCTCACCCACGACGGAGCTGTTGCCGGGAGCAACGGAACGCCCGGAGAGGGGATCTTCGAGGTCCCGAACCGCAGCGGCCGATTCGAACTCAGCGCGAGTACGGCGATCGACGATCCGCAATGGCGAACCTCGACGAAGGTGTCCGTGAGGTGGGCATTCGGCATCGAGCGGGACGGGCCGCTGCCGCTGTCGGTGGTTCGATTCATGCCGGCCGTCGACCCGCACAACCAGGCGCGAGCGGGCCAGGTCAGGGTGCCGATCGCTATCGAGCGGCAGGAGGGTGCTGCTCCGGCGCGAGTCCGGAGTCTGGCGGTTGACGTTTCCTACGATGACGGTGACACCTGGCGCGCGGCGCGCGTGACTCGTACCGGCGCGGGATTCGTTGCCAACGTACACAATCGGCCGAACGGCTTTATCTCGTTGCGTAGCCGGCTCAGCGACAGTGCCGGAGACACCAGCGATCAGACGATCATCCGGGCGTACCACGTGCGCTGA
- a CDS encoding FAD-dependent oxidoreductase: MDQVDAVVVGAGLSGLVAARRLTSAGWRVAVLEARDRVGGRTLNADVDGWPGKVVEVGGQFTGPGQDAIQRVAGEVGIGTFPTYDLGVNLLELGGRVRRWRGREPWVGFAASAAYVRAEHTLNRMARTVPPERPWTTAQAAEWDAMTLADWIRGQVRSERARVLLAMAVRAVWSVEPEDLSLLHVLACVNAAGNLQRLVRTAGGAQQDRFVGGSQLIAEKLAERLPEPPRLQHPVQRIAQYEHHVLVSTQDTAIQARRVIVALPPMLAARIRYEPLPPGRTQLLARTPQGRTLKYLAVYDEPFWRRGGLSGQAASEQGPVTATFDNSPPDGSPGILLGFVTGRHARRLLDLPAAARQDEVLRCFAAWYGDRASRPRQVLVGSWTEEEWTRGCYAGYFTPGAWTSCGEWLRRAHGRVHWAGSETATRWIGFMDGAVTAGERAAAEVLAEFAGESGTRRRPAAK; this comes from the coding sequence GTGGATCAGGTGGATGCGGTGGTGGTCGGAGCGGGGCTGTCCGGCCTGGTGGCGGCGCGGCGGCTGACCTCCGCGGGGTGGAGGGTGGCCGTGCTCGAGGCGCGGGACCGGGTCGGCGGGCGGACGTTGAACGCTGATGTGGACGGCTGGCCCGGCAAGGTGGTCGAGGTTGGCGGTCAGTTCACCGGACCAGGCCAGGACGCGATTCAGCGGGTCGCGGGGGAGGTCGGCATCGGTACGTTCCCGACGTACGACCTCGGCGTCAACCTGCTGGAGTTGGGCGGCCGGGTGCGACGGTGGCGCGGACGTGAGCCGTGGGTCGGGTTTGCCGCCTCCGCCGCCTATGTCCGGGCGGAGCACACGTTGAACCGGATGGCGCGCACGGTTCCGCCGGAGCGGCCGTGGACCACTGCCCAGGCGGCCGAGTGGGACGCGATGACGCTGGCGGACTGGATCCGCGGTCAGGTCCGCTCCGAGCGGGCCCGTGTTCTGCTGGCGATGGCCGTCCGCGCCGTGTGGTCGGTGGAACCGGAAGATCTTTCGCTCTTGCACGTCCTTGCTTGTGTCAATGCGGCCGGCAACCTGCAACGTCTGGTGCGTACGGCGGGTGGCGCGCAGCAGGACCGCTTCGTCGGAGGTTCTCAGCTGATCGCCGAGAAGCTGGCCGAACGGCTCCCCGAGCCGCCACGTCTTCAGCACCCGGTGCAGCGGATAGCGCAGTACGAGCATCATGTCCTGGTCAGCACCCAGGACACGGCGATCCAGGCCCGGCGGGTGATCGTCGCGCTGCCGCCGATGCTTGCCGCGCGGATCAGGTACGAACCGCTGCCTCCGGGGCGTACGCAACTGTTGGCGCGCACTCCACAAGGCAGGACGCTCAAGTACCTGGCCGTGTACGACGAACCGTTCTGGCGTCGTGGCGGCCTGTCCGGACAGGCCGCGAGTGAACAAGGTCCGGTCACGGCGACGTTCGACAACTCGCCCCCGGACGGCTCGCCGGGGATTCTGCTCGGATTTGTCACCGGTCGCCACGCGCGCCGACTGCTCGACCTGCCCGCGGCGGCGCGACAGGACGAGGTGCTTCGGTGTTTCGCCGCCTGGTACGGCGACCGCGCGTCGCGTCCGCGCCAGGTGCTGGTGGGGTCGTGGACCGAAGAGGAATGGACGCGTGGGTGCTACGCCGGCTACTTCACCCCCGGCGCCTGGACGTCGTGCGGCGAGTGGTTGCGGCGGGCGCACGGTCGCGTGCACTGGGCGGGGTCGGAGACGGCGACGCGGTGGATCGGGTTCATGGACGGCGCCGTCACGGCCGGCGAACGGGCCGCGGCCGAAGTACTGGCCGAATTCGCCGGGGAAAGTGGAACCCGACGTCGTCCAGCGGCGAAGTAG
- a CDS encoding molybdopterin-containing oxidoreductase family protein, giving the protein MTTGEERITYCQICEALCGLVATVADDRLVRLRPDPAHPMSAGYCCPKGIAMTEIQNDPERVLHPLRRVGDTFERTTWEGALDEIAERLRSIRKQFGPAALALYAGVPSSFSFGHLTWVRGFLEQFGSPHGYGAVSQDIGSRLAACQLLFGHPFSAPIPDLDRTSFLLIIGANPLVSNGSFLTAPRIRERLTGIRGRNGRVIVVDPRRTETAKAFEHIPIRPDTDAWLLLAMLNVIFRDKLESLRVGATGLPRLVSRLAPFTPERAAESTGIPALTIEALARDFAGAGRAVAYGRTGAGRGRFGTLVCFLIDALNTVTGNLDRPGGALFTTTAVPVRAMGQAARLHRIGRVRSDAGNFPDILGELPAALMARQITTPGPRQIRALWVSAGNPVASVPNSREFVDALGQLKLFVSHDLYLNDTNRLADFVLPAQTFLERQETPFFHATNHTSPFVQWSQQVVSPYGEARSEWEVMTDLGRRLGIVPSTVPVLRALHRLRIRLTPRRLIDLGLRAGPYGDRFGLRRGGLSLRRLERLHPHGLRLSEHHPTGVAAKYIRHRGSRVELCPPEIVKELDRLLAGPRIDPAYPLRLVSLRELRSHNSWTHNSPQLMRSRRFAVRVHPDDAAAAGLTDGEMARLSSRTGAVEVPITLSDAVLPGTIAMPWGWGHRGGWSLANRSGGANLNILTSSALEDLEPLAGMTWLNGVPVRLDPPRTGTPSDG; this is encoded by the coding sequence ATGACCACCGGCGAGGAGCGGATCACCTACTGCCAGATCTGCGAAGCGCTGTGCGGTCTGGTGGCCACGGTGGCCGACGATCGCCTCGTGCGCCTGCGACCGGACCCAGCACATCCGATGTCAGCCGGGTACTGCTGCCCCAAGGGCATCGCGATGACCGAGATCCAGAACGATCCCGAACGCGTACTGCACCCGTTGCGCCGGGTCGGTGACACCTTCGAACGGACCACCTGGGAAGGCGCTCTCGACGAGATCGCGGAGCGCCTGCGGTCGATCAGAAAGCAGTTCGGCCCGGCCGCGCTCGCCCTGTACGCCGGCGTGCCCAGTTCGTTCTCGTTCGGGCATCTGACCTGGGTCCGAGGGTTCCTCGAGCAGTTCGGTTCACCGCACGGGTACGGCGCTGTCTCGCAGGACATCGGAAGCCGGCTGGCCGCGTGCCAACTCTTGTTCGGCCACCCGTTCTCCGCCCCGATCCCCGACCTCGACCGGACCAGCTTCCTGTTGATCATCGGCGCGAATCCACTCGTCTCCAACGGCAGCTTCCTGACGGCTCCGCGCATCCGTGAGCGGCTCACCGGGATCCGCGGACGAAACGGTCGCGTCATTGTGGTCGACCCGCGTCGCACGGAGACCGCGAAGGCGTTCGAGCACATCCCGATCAGGCCGGACACGGATGCCTGGCTGCTGCTGGCGATGCTGAACGTGATCTTCCGCGACAAGCTCGAATCGCTTCGGGTCGGGGCCACCGGACTGCCTCGGCTGGTGTCCCGCCTCGCGCCGTTCACTCCCGAACGCGCGGCTGAGTCGACCGGAATTCCGGCGCTGACCATCGAGGCGCTCGCCCGCGACTTCGCCGGCGCCGGCCGCGCGGTCGCGTACGGGCGCACCGGTGCCGGCCGCGGCAGATTCGGCACGCTGGTGTGCTTCCTGATCGACGCGCTCAACACCGTGACCGGAAATCTCGATCGTCCCGGCGGCGCGCTGTTCACCACCACGGCGGTACCGGTCCGTGCCATGGGTCAGGCCGCTCGCCTGCACCGGATCGGTCGCGTGCGCTCGGACGCCGGCAACTTCCCGGACATCCTCGGCGAGCTCCCGGCGGCGCTGATGGCCCGTCAGATCACCACCCCCGGGCCACGGCAGATCAGGGCGCTGTGGGTCTCCGCGGGCAATCCAGTCGCGTCCGTGCCGAACAGCCGTGAGTTCGTCGATGCCCTGGGCCAACTCAAGCTCTTCGTGTCACACGACCTGTACCTGAACGACACGAATCGGCTGGCCGATTTCGTACTGCCCGCACAGACCTTTCTGGAACGGCAGGAAACGCCGTTCTTCCACGCCACCAATCACACCAGTCCGTTCGTCCAATGGTCACAGCAAGTCGTTTCGCCGTACGGCGAGGCGCGCAGCGAGTGGGAGGTGATGACCGACCTCGGCCGTCGACTCGGCATCGTTCCGAGCACGGTCCCTGTACTCCGGGCACTGCATCGCCTGCGGATCCGGCTGACGCCACGCCGGCTGATCGACCTCGGGCTGCGCGCCGGACCGTACGGCGACCGCTTCGGGCTCCGCCGGGGCGGACTCTCGTTGCGACGGCTCGAACGCCTCCACCCACATGGCCTCCGGCTGTCCGAGCACCATCCGACGGGCGTGGCGGCCAAGTACATCCGGCACCGCGGATCGCGCGTCGAGCTCTGTCCGCCCGAGATCGTCAAGGAACTCGACCGGCTGCTCGCCGGCCCACGCATCGATCCGGCGTATCCGCTCCGTCTGGTATCGCTGCGGGAGCTTCGATCCCACAACTCGTGGACCCACAATTCGCCGCAGCTGATGAGAAGCCGGCGCTTCGCCGTCCGCGTACATCCGGACGATGCGGCCGCGGCGGGGCTGACCGACGGGGAAATGGCCCGACTGTCGTCCAGAACCGGCGCCGTCGAGGTACCCATCACCTTGTCCGACGCTGTGCTGCCCGGGACCATCGCCATGCCCTGGGGCTGGGGCCACCGCGGCGGCTGGAGCCTGGCGAATCGGTCGGGCGGAGCGAACCTGAACATCCTGACCAGCTCCGCCCTCGAAGACCTCGAACCACTCGCCGGAATGACCTGGCTGAACGGTGTACCGGTCCGCCTCGACCCGCCGCGGACCGGTACACCGAGCGACGGCTGA